One segment of Erigeron canadensis isolate Cc75 chromosome 2, C_canadensis_v1, whole genome shotgun sequence DNA contains the following:
- the LOC122586731 gene encoding protein FAR1-RELATED SEQUENCE 5-like has protein sequence MSDDNLANCMVIYIEKEIASKFDAESIIEEFKVNMEEDSTMNDYEVNSTIHEEDSVFSNLFEAESSSVNKPCSSWYNSRMIETDEGEICWIPEVEEDVRPVKGQVFDTIDDCIEMYERYAYQAGFDTRLSTQKKTNSGVVRLKYILCNKEGKPQGVSIDTLNHENSCKRVRISSLQVTGCEAHVIFKLIEGRQSYILDKFEEKHNHQLNSVEHRHLSRRQRKLGISEMTFINKVSTSNIGATRAHHIYSNMLGSYKNTHGIVNDFKNYKNKINCFISSSDAQMLVNKMENRREHVPNFTFEYKVKDNSELECMFWADETAKANFKEFGDIISFDATYRTNRYNMMFVPFTGIDNHKKTVSIGAGMLRDETTDSYVWLLKAFLDTFGSQPKMVVTDQDAAMKKVVALVLTKSRHRLCMWHITQKLPMKVGKRMFDNTDFKKKFNDIVWNISLSTKTFEKRWAEIMKEFKLEEHPWFMHMYDIRSTWIPAYFTDLPMSGLMRTTSRLESENSFFSNFHKWWSNVDSIYDVI, from the exons ATGTCAGATGACAATCTAGCAAATTGTATGGTGATATACATAGAAAAAGAGATTGCTAGCAAGTTTGACGCAGAGTCCataattgaagaattcaag GTGAATATGGAAGAGGATTCAACTATGAATGATTACGAAGTCAATTCAACGATTCATGAAGAAGATAGTGTGTTCAGTAACCTCTTTGAAGCTGAATCGA GTTCGGTTAACAAGCCATGTAGTAGCTGGTATAACAGTAGGATGATAGAAACAGATGAAGGTGAAATATGTTGGATACCGGAAGTAGAGGAAGATGTAAGACCAGTTAAGGGTCAAGTTTTTGATACAATAGATGATTGCATTGAAATGTATGAGAGATATGCGTACCAAGCGGGTTTTGACACTAGGTTATCCACacagaaaaaaacaaacagtgGAGTGGTTAGATTGAAGTACATTTTGTGTAATAAAGAAGGGAAACCACAAGGTGTAAGCATAGATACACTGAATCACGAAAACAGTTGCAAAAGAGTACGTATTTCGTCACTGCAAGTGACAGGATGTGAAGCACATGTCATATTCAAGCTAATCGAAGGCCGACAATCGTACATATTAGACAAGTTTGAGGAAAAACACAATCATCAACTGAATTCGGTGGAGCATAGACACTTGTCGAGAAGACAAAGAAAATTGGGAATCTCTGAAATGACGTTTATTAATAAGGTTTCAACTTCGAATATAGGAGCGACAAGAGCTCATCATATCTACAGCAATATGCTAGGTTCTTACAAGAACACACACGGCATAGTGAACGACTTCAAGAACTACAAGAACAAAATCAATTGTTTTATAAGCTCAAGTGATGCGCAGATGTTGGTAAATAAAATGGAAAACAGACGAGAGCATGTCCCAAATTTTACCTTCGAATACAAGGTAAAAGATAACAGTGAGTTGGAGTGTATGTTTTGGGCCGATGAGACAGCAAAAGcaaattttaaagaatttgGAGATATCATTTCATTCGATGCTACTTACAGGACAAACAG GTACAACATGATGTTTGTCCCATTCACTGGGATAGACAACCATAAGAAGACTGTGTCTATCGGAGCTGGTATGCTTAGGGATGAAACAACAGATTCTTATGTGTGGTTGTTGAAAGCGTTTTTGGATACATTTGGAAGCCAACCAAAGATGGTCGTCACAGATCAAGATGCAGCAATGAAGAAAGTCGTTGCACTCGTCTTAACGAAATCAAGGCACCGACTGTGCATGTGGCACATCACTCAGAAGCTGCCTATGAAG GTAGGAAAACGCATGTTTGATAATACTGATTTCAAGAAGAAGTTCAATGACATAGTTTGGAACATATCATTGAGTACAAAGACGTTTGAGAAAAGATGGGCAGAGATAATGAAGGAATTCAAGTTGGAAGAACATccatggttcatgcatatgtatGATATCAGGTCTACATGGATACCAGCTTACTTCACAGACTTACCGATGTCGGGTTTGATGAGAACCACCTCAAGATTGGAAAGCGAAAACTCATTCTTCAGCAATTTTCACAAGTGGTGGAGCAATGTTGATtcaatttatgatgtcatatga